The Streptomyces sp. NBC_01363 region TACTACGCGTGTTCTGCGGCCCCGACGGCCGGCACGGCAACGCCCTCGGCGTGGTGCGCGACGGCAGCGCCTACCCGGACCGGGCGTCCCGGCAGGCGCTGGCCGGGCGGCTCGGCTTCAGCGAGACGGTGTTCGTCGACGACCCCGAGCGCGGACACGTCGACATCTACACCCCGGGTCTCCGCCTCCCGTTCGCCGGGCATCCGCTCGTCGGCACGGCCTGGCTGCTCGACCTGGAGATCCTGGAGCTTCCGGTCGGGGAGGTGTTCGCCCGTCAGGACGGCGAGTTCAGCTGGATCACCGCCCGCCCCGAGTGGGCACCTCCGCGCACGCTGGAGCGGTACGGGTCCGCCGCCGAGGTCGAGGCGCTGACCGGGCCGCCGCCGGGGGAGGGCTGGCTGTACGTGTGGGCCTGGGAGGACGAGGCGGCCGGCCGGGTCAGGGCGCGGGCGTTCCCCCGGCGCGACGACAACATCGTGGAGGACGAGGCGACGGGGGCGGCGGCGCTGCTGCTCAGCGCGGAGCTGGGGCGCGCCCTCAACATCACGCAAGGACGCGGCTCCCAGATCCTCACCGCTCCCGCGCCCGACGGCACGGTGGAGGTCGGGGGCCGCGTGACACTCGCCGCCGTCAGCGCCGGGCAAGGCGCTACGCGCTGAGCGGGAACACCTCGCCCAGCTCCCGGAACACCGCCGTGTTCAGCGCGAACGCGCGCTTGCACTCGTCGACGATCCGCTGCTTCTCCAGGTCGTCCGCGTCCACCGTGTCCAGCAGCTCGCGGTAACCCCGCTTGAACGAGGCGGGGTTGGATATCTCCTCGAAGACGTAGAACCGGACCCCGTCGCCCTTGCGCGCGAAGCCCCAGGCCTTCTCCGCCTTGTCACGGATGATCTGGCCGCCGGAGAGGTCGCCGAGGTAGCGGGTGTAGTGGTGCGCGACATAACCGGCCGGCCAGTTGCGGGCGCACTCGGTGACCCGGGCGGCGTACGCGGCCGTGGCGGGCAGCGGCTCCAGGCCCTCGCGCCAGTCCGCACCCCGCAGATGGGCCAGATCGCGCTCCAGCTCGGCGGTGCGCATCAGCTCGGGCCGTATGAAGGGACCGGCGACCGGATCGCCGTGCAACGCCTGCGCCCCTTCCTCCAGTGCCCGGTACACGAACCACAGCTGCTCGGTGTAGCGCGTGTAGGCCTCCACCCCGAGCCGCCCGCCCAGCAGGTCGCTCATGAAGGTCGAGGTCTCCGCCTCGGTGTGCTGCTCATGCGACGCGGTGCGGATGAGCGTCGAGAAGGGCGTGGTGGTGGCGGTTGCGTCCAAGGCGGGCCTCCGGGGACCGAGGGGGGACGGGAAGTCCAGAAAGAGACGGAAATATCGGCAGCGACCGCGTCCTGCGGCGGTGGCCGTCGACATCCCCGATCTTCCTACTTAGGCTTACCTAAGTCAATAACTTCCCGACGCTCTGTCGGTAAAAACGATACGCCTGGTTCCGCCTCTGCGGGGGTATGCGAAAGCGGCCGCCCGGGGGCGGCCGCTTTCGGGGAGGAACTGTCCGGGGGGCGGGGGGCTGAGACGGGGGACTAGGGGCAATACCGGTGACTTTGAGGGTGTCGGCTCGTTGTGTTGGGTGTGCCAAGGCCGGGACAGGTGAAGTCGGTGGGGGGCGAGCGGTTTTCGGATCGCATCGCTCTCGGAGTGTTAACGCGTGCGTTTACGCCTGATCTGGTGGACGAGGTGGTGGCGGAGTGCGGGCGTGTTGAGCAGCGTCAGCGGCTGCTTCCGGCACGGGTGGTGGTGTATTTCGTGCTGGCGATGTGCCTGTTCTCGGGGCAGGGGTATGAGGAGGTCGGGCGTCTTCTCACGCAGGGTCTGGAGCGTCAGGGCCGCTGGGTAAAGGGGTGGCGGGTGCCTACGAGCGGAGCGATCGGGCGGGCGCGGCTGCGGCTGGGGCCGGAGGTGCTGAAGGCGTTGTTCGCCCGGGTGTGCCGGCCGGTGGCCGTCGCGGGGTCGCGGGGCGCCTGGTTTCGGGGGCTGCGGTTGGTGGCTGTGGACGGGACGACGTTCGATCTGCCGGACACGGTGGCGAATGCCGGGTATTTCGGGCGTCCGGGGACCGGCCGTGGGCAGGGCAGGAGTGCGTATCCGCAGGCCAGGGTTGCGGCTCTGGTCGAGTGCGGCACTCATGCGGTCTTTGCTGCCGAGGTCGGTCCGCTGGCGGTGCACGAGACCGTGCTGGCCGGGCGCCTGTTCTCTTCGTTGACCCGGGGAATGCTGCTGATGGCCGACCGCGGGTTCCTCGGATTCGACCTGTGGCGGGCCGCCGCGGCAACCGGCGCCGACCTGCTCTGGCGGGTCAAAAGCAACGCGGTGCTGCCTGTGGTGACGTCGCTGCCCGATGGTTCCTACCTGTCGGAGATCGTCGCCGCCCGTGACAAGAACCGGCGGGCCGACCCGGCCCGGGTCCGCGTCATCGAGTACACCCTTGGCCCACGCGGGAAGGACGGCACCGTCTACCGGCTGGTCACCACCCTCCTCGACCCGGACACCGCGCCGGCGGCGGAACTTGCCGCGCTCTACGCCGAACGCTGGGAGATCGAGACCACGCTGGACGAGATCAAGACGCACCTGGGCGGGCCACGTCTGGTCCTGCGCTCCCAGCACCCGGCCGGGGCCGAGCAGGAGATATTCGCGTTCCTCCTCGTTCACCATGCCGTGCGGGACCTCATGCACGAAGCCGCACGACAGGAGGGACACGATCCGGACCGGATCTCCTTCACCCGCGCCGTGCGCGTTGTCCGCCGCCAGGTCACCGCCCAGGCGGGCTTTTCCCCCTCCCGACTCACGCGGGCCCTCGCACAGACTCTGCTTGAAATCGGTCAACGGCTCCTGGAACCACGGCGGTTACGCTCCAATCCCCGTGTCATCAAACGCAAGATGTCCAACTGGGCCCTCAAACGCACCGAACACAACAACCAGCCCCGGCCGGACACCCCAGTAGTCACCCTCGTCGGACCCACCAAACCAGCCCCAACCTCCCGGAAAAAGACCTAAATCACCGGTATTGGGACTAGGGGAGCGTAAGGATCTCGGCGCCCGTCTCCGTCACCACCAGCGTGTGCTCGAACTGCGCGGTGCGCTTGCGGTCCTTCGTCACCACGGTCCAGCCGTCGTCCCACATGTCGTAGTCGTGGCTGCCCAGCGTCAGCATCGGCTCGATGGTGAACGTCATTCCGGGCTGCATCACGGTGGTCGCGTGTGGGCTGTCGTAGTGCGGAATGATCAGGCCGGAGTGGAACGAGGAATTGATCCCGTGACCGGTGAAGTCCCGCACCACCCCGTAGCCGAAGCGCTTGGCGTACGACTCGATGACCCGCCCGATCACATTGACCTGCCGCCCCGGCCGGACCGCCTTGATCGCCCGGTTCAGCGACTCCTCGGTGCGCTCCACGAGGAGCCGGGACTCCTCGTCCACGTCGCCGCAGAGATACGTGGCGTTGTTGTCGCCGTGCACACCGCCGATGTACGCCGTGACGTCGAGGTTCACGATGTCGCCGTCGCGCAGCACCGTGGAGTCCGGGATGCCGTGGCAGATCACCTCGTTGAGCGAGGTGCAGAGCGACTTGGGGAACCCGCGGTAGCCGAGCGTCGACGGGTACGCGCCGTGGTCGCACATGAACTCATGGGCGACCCGGTCGAGTTCGTCCGTGGTGACACCCGGGGCGATGTGCTTCGCGGCCTCCGCCATCGCCTGCGCGGCGATCCGGCCGGCGACGCGCATGCGCTCGACGGTGTCGGTGTCCTGGACCTCCGGACCGGTGTACGGGGTGGGGGCCGGCTTGCCCACGTATTCGGGGCGCCGGATCTTTCCGGGCACGGAGCGGATGGGAGTGATCTCCCCGGGTGCGAGCAGCGACTGGCCAGACATGTCAGCGAGTCTAACCAGCGCGCTTGGGGCAGCATGGCCCCGAGGGAAGGAGCCGCTGATGGCCCTGTTCAAGAAGCGCACGGTCGGCAAGCCGGGCGAGTGGTACTACTGCCTGGAGCATCACAAGGTCGAGGAGGGCCCCGAGTGCCCGGCCAAGGACCGTTTCGGGCCGTACACCTCCCGCGAGGAGGCACAGCACGCCATGGACACCGCCCGGGAGCGGAACCTGGAGTGGGAGAACGACCCCAAGTGGCATGACGGGGGCACGCCGCCCGATCCGGAGGCATGACCCGGGGTGCCGAGCCGGGCCCCCGCCCCGGGGGCCCGCTCCTCAGAGCCTGTCGGGTGACCTCCGACCGGGCGGCCACGCCCTGGCACGCATGCTTCCCGCGTTGTCGTCGGTCGCCAACGCTCCGCGTCGACTCCCTCCTCCGCCTTGGAATCGCACGCACCAGACCGCGTCCGCTATCCGATCCGAGGTCACCCGACAGGCTCTCAGGCGGCGGACGGGCTGGACTTCCTGGCTTCCCGCCTGCGCAGCGCGTCCTCGTCCGTCTCGGAGTCGTAGGTGAGCAGCTTCGGAAGCGCTGCCGTGAGCAGCGCGACCGAGGCCACGCACGCCACGCCGCCGCTCCAGATCGCCGAGCGGGTCCCCGTCCAGCCCGCCATCGCACCGGCCCGCACCTGGCCCAGCTGCGGGCCGATGCTGTACGAGAGCACCTCGATGCCCGCCAGCCGGCCCCGCAGCTCCTCCGGGATGGTCTGGTTCCAGATCGTGGAGCGGCCGAGACCGCTGAGCATGTCGCCCGCGCCCGCCACCGCCAGGCAGACCAGCACCAGCCACACATTGCCGAACCACCCGGCCGCCGCGATGGCCAGCCCCCAGACCGCCGCCCCGAAGACCACGAACAGCCCGTGCCGCCGCACCCGGGACGTCCAGCCACTGGTCAGCCCCAGCACCAGCGATCCGACCGAGTCCGCGGCGTACATCAGGCCCAGCGACCAGTCGGCGTGCAGGTCGTCCGCCAGGAACGGGAAGATCGCGTTCGGGAAGGCGAAGAACATCGCGGCCATGTCGACCGCGTACGTCCCCAGCAGCACCGGTCGGCTCCAGGCGTACTTCGCGCCCTCCACGATGCCGCGCAGCGACGGCTTCGCGTTGTCCCGGGCAGGCGGTGCAGGCGTCAGGCGCAGACACAGGAGCACGGAGACGGCGAACGTGGCCACCGTGACCGCGTACGCCGTGGCGTGCCCGGCGTAGGCCACCACGAGGCCCGCCACCGCGGGACCGGTGATCGCGCCGAACTGCCAGCGCAACGAGTTCAGCGCGGCGGCCGCGGTCAGCTGCTCGTGCGGCACGATCCGGGCCATCAGGGAGTCCAGCGCGGGCCGCTGGAGCCCGGCGAGCGCGGAGACCCCGGCCGCGACCAGGTAGAGCGGCCAGAGCATCGGACCGGACAGCGCCGCGTTCCCCAGGAGCACCAGAGCGAGCAGCCCCAGTCCCGCCTCCGTGGCCAGGATCACCTTGCGGCGGTCCGCGGAGTCCGCGAGCGCCCCGCCGTACAGACCGAAGACGACCAGCGGCACCAGCTCGACCGCGCCCATCACACCGACGGCCAGCGGCGAACCCGTCAGCTCCTTGATCTGGAGCGGCAGCGCGATCATCGCCATGAAGCTGCCGAAGTACGTCACCAGGCCCTGGACCCACAGCAGCCGGAAGTCGGTGGAGGAGCGCAGGGGCGAGAGATCGGGCAGCAGAGCGGCCAGCCGGGCGGCCGGGGACGGAGCAGTGGTCACGGGGGCCCATGCTCCGGCGCGACAGGTGCCGCCGCAACGGAATTTCCGCGGCGGCCCCTCTGCCCGGCCGCCGGGCTCTCACCAGCGGGCGGGAGGAGGGGACGTCAGCTGATCGGCGAGCCGGGACAGCCGGTCCCGGAAGCCGCGGCGGCCACGCGGCGCGGGGGCGCTGTTCTCCCCGGCCGCCGCGCTCACCAGATGCTGCACGGTGTCCAGGTCGACGTCGCCGCCGCCGGTCACCGCGAGCGTCTCGTGGGCGAGCCCGCGCACCTCCGGGTCGCCGTCGTTCAGCGAGAGCACCGTGGCCCCCGCGCGCCGCGCGTCGTGCACCCGCTCCAGCAGCCCCGCGCCGGGCCGCTCCGGGGCAACCAGGAGCAGCGTCTCGCCCCGCCCGGCCGCCTCGATCCGGCCCAGACCGACGGCCAGATGCGCGGGGCCGCCCGGCTCCACCCGGTGGCGTACCAGGGTGGGGGCCAACTCGGGCAGCCCGGACCAGGTGGACTCGTCGACCAGATGCGCGGCCAGATGCCAGGGTTCGTACGCCGCCGTCCCCACCAGCAGCAGACCGCCGCCGTGCGGGACGACGGACGACCTCAGCGCTCCGGCGAACCGCCGGGTGGCGGCGGGCCACTCGGTCCCGGCGAGCACTTCACGGAGCAGGGCGACGCGTACGGCATCCATGGCCCGGCATCATGCCCCAGGACCCGTGCCCGGCACCGGGGAACGGCTCCGAACCAGTCGAACGTGGAACGAGGGGTGACACCGGGTCCCGCTCCGTGGCGGGCAGTAATGTCGGAGCCATGACTACGAATGGCAGTGACAGCGCGGCCAAGCCCCCCGCCAAGGACCCCTGGGACCTTCCCGACGTCTCCGGGCTGACCGTCGGGGTGCTCGGTGGCACCGGCCCCCAGGGGCGCGGCCTGGCCTACCGGTTCGCCCGCGCCGGGCAGCAGGTGATCATCGGCTCCCGGGCCGCCGACCGTGCGCGGAGCGCCGCCGAGGAGCTGGGGCACGGCGTCGAGGGCGCGGACAACGCGGAGTGCGCCCGCCGCAGCGACATCGTGATCGTCGCCGTGCCGTGGGACGGCCATGCCAAGACCCTGGAGTCGCTGCGGGACGAACTTGCGGGCAAGCTCGTCATCGACTGCGTCAACCCGCTCGGCTTCGACAAGAAGGGCGCCTACGCGCTG contains the following coding sequences:
- a CDS encoding MFS transporter; protein product: MTTAPSPAARLAALLPDLSPLRSSTDFRLLWVQGLVTYFGSFMAMIALPLQIKELTGSPLAVGVMGAVELVPLVVFGLYGGALADSADRRKVILATEAGLGLLALVLLGNAALSGPMLWPLYLVAAGVSALAGLQRPALDSLMARIVPHEQLTAAAALNSLRWQFGAITGPAVAGLVVAYAGHATAYAVTVATFAVSVLLCLRLTPAPPARDNAKPSLRGIVEGAKYAWSRPVLLGTYAVDMAAMFFAFPNAIFPFLADDLHADWSLGLMYAADSVGSLVLGLTSGWTSRVRRHGLFVVFGAAVWGLAIAAAGWFGNVWLVLVCLAVAGAGDMLSGLGRSTIWNQTIPEELRGRLAGIEVLSYSIGPQLGQVRAGAMAGWTGTRSAIWSGGVACVASVALLTAALPKLLTYDSETDEDALRRREARKSSPSAA
- the npdG gene encoding NADPH-dependent F420 reductase, which codes for MTTNGSDSAAKPPAKDPWDLPDVSGLTVGVLGGTGPQGRGLAYRFARAGQQVIIGSRAADRARSAAEELGHGVEGADNAECARRSDIVIVAVPWDGHAKTLESLRDELAGKLVIDCVNPLGFDKKGAYALKPEEGSAAEQAAALLPESRVTAAFHHLSAVLLQDEAIEEIDTDVLVLGEARADTDLVQALAGRIPGMRGIFAGRLRNAHQVESLVANLISVNRRYKAHAGLRTTDV
- a CDS encoding PhzF family phenazine biosynthesis protein — translated: MSDSDFDVPAGIDVLRVFCGPDGRHGNALGVVRDGSAYPDRASRQALAGRLGFSETVFVDDPERGHVDIYTPGLRLPFAGHPLVGTAWLLDLEILELPVGEVFARQDGEFSWITARPEWAPPRTLERYGSAAEVEALTGPPPGEGWLYVWAWEDEAAGRVRARAFPRRDDNIVEDEATGAAALLLSAELGRALNITQGRGSQILTAPAPDGTVEVGGRVTLAAVSAGQGATR
- the map gene encoding type I methionyl aminopeptidase, with the translated sequence MSGQSLLAPGEITPIRSVPGKIRRPEYVGKPAPTPYTGPEVQDTDTVERMRVAGRIAAQAMAEAAKHIAPGVTTDELDRVAHEFMCDHGAYPSTLGYRGFPKSLCTSLNEVICHGIPDSTVLRDGDIVNLDVTAYIGGVHGDNNATYLCGDVDEESRLLVERTEESLNRAIKAVRPGRQVNVIGRVIESYAKRFGYGVVRDFTGHGINSSFHSGLIIPHYDSPHATTVMQPGMTFTIEPMLTLGSHDYDMWDDGWTVVTKDRKRTAQFEHTLVVTETGAEILTLP
- a CDS encoding heme oxygenase (biliverdin-producing), encoding MDATATTTPFSTLIRTASHEQHTEAETSTFMSDLLGGRLGVEAYTRYTEQLWFVYRALEEGAQALHGDPVAGPFIRPELMRTAELERDLAHLRGADWREGLEPLPATAAYAARVTECARNWPAGYVAHHYTRYLGDLSGGQIIRDKAEKAWGFARKGDGVRFYVFEEISNPASFKRGYRELLDTVDADDLEKQRIVDECKRAFALNTAVFRELGEVFPLSA